In the genome of Halobacterium noricense, one region contains:
- a CDS encoding NUDIX hydrolase has translation MSEDPGTVAARLRERARRLREQAVAEHADADGDALMLDPQPIDPPPHATEDAFPSSVEEQLDRLPGVGGLVVVDEGRVLGVGQGYRDGWTNPGGAQDPGESLAETAVRETREETNIDAEVTGVLYARNFAIDYGGPERVHVPLVVFTGRRVGGSRAAPLVRVSSGEPEIEDVRWFDAETLPEDFRDRERILELL, from the coding sequence GTGAGCGAGGACCCCGGGACGGTCGCCGCGCGACTCCGCGAGCGCGCCCGCCGCCTCCGCGAGCAGGCGGTCGCCGAACACGCCGACGCCGACGGCGACGCGCTGATGCTGGACCCGCAGCCAATCGACCCGCCGCCGCACGCCACCGAGGACGCGTTCCCGTCGTCCGTCGAGGAACAACTCGACCGGCTGCCGGGCGTCGGCGGACTCGTCGTCGTCGACGAGGGGCGCGTGCTCGGCGTCGGGCAGGGCTACCGGGACGGCTGGACGAACCCGGGCGGCGCGCAGGACCCCGGCGAGTCGCTCGCGGAGACAGCGGTCCGCGAGACTCGTGAGGAGACCAACATCGATGCCGAAGTGACGGGCGTGCTGTACGCGCGGAACTTCGCCATCGACTACGGCGGCCCCGAGCGCGTCCACGTTCCGCTGGTCGTGTTCACGGGCCGGCGCGTCGGCGGTAGTCGGGCCGCGCCGCTCGTGCGTGTCTCCTCGGGTGAGCCGGAAATCGAGGACGTCCGCTGGTTCGACGCCGAGACGCTTCCCGAGGATTTCCGGGACCGCGAGCGAATTCTGGAGCTACTGTAG